Within Anopheles nili chromosome 3, idAnoNiliSN_F5_01, whole genome shotgun sequence, the genomic segment CACCTCCCGCGCAACCCGGTGTACTATCTGCAATGGCCACCGTAACAACGACCGCCGATCCTACTACGTCTGAATCTTCCACTGCTGCTCCAACATTGCCTCCGCGGGAACATTTGGTATGTATAATTGATACTGCATGGACTCAATGCAAAAGAGACCAAAGGTCGCCCTTATGCAGTGTGTCCAAAGAGTGGCTATAATTGTCCTGACTTGAACGATCcattttcgtctttttttttcttaccttaCCGAGTTAGATCGTTACCGCTATTAAGTTCCTGAACAACCCGAATGTAATTCGTAGTGCCATTAACAAGAAACAAGCCTTCCTTCGGTCTAAGGGCCTTTCGGAGGATGAAATACAGATTGCATGCGAGCGAGCCGGTGTATTTACCGGTGAACCTAGCTCCATGCCGACGCAGACTGTCATCAGTATGGGGGTGGAATCGAGTGCAGCAAATTACGCCAAGTCCGGGTATCAAATGCAACCTCGACAAAACTTCCTCACCCGCATAAAGGACATGCTTAGTTCGGCAGCTCTGCTGAGTGGACTAATGTACGGAGTATACATGTTTTATAAGGTATATAGACAATATTGATAAACATTGATAACGAAAAAGGAAGTTTAAGACACATTTATAATCGATTAAGTGAATATAGTGTGAATTCATAGTTTTTGGTCGGTTTGATTTCTGTTCTCCAGCCAATAAAACTACGCTGACATCTCACTATGCGCTCTGATTATAAATTTCAGAAATTCATAGAGCCTCTGGTATTCCGCagtaagaaaaagaaaagcatcacTGAACAGCTAACCGACCTTAATCAAACGATGACGGCAAAGATTGATACGTTGAGTGCGGAGTTAGGCAAGATCAAGGAAGAACTGAACCAGGTAAATCAATCCAACACGACCGTCAAAGAATTGACCAATTTTAAGGGTGATCTCGATTCAATCAAAGGACTACTGTTGAACAGGTAACTAGTAGCATGAGTAAGTGGAAATGCAAAAAGTGGAATTTATGCACCGATC encodes:
- the LOC128726896 gene encoding peroxisomal membrane protein PEX14 — its product is MSEGCKESAESPPAQPGVLSAMATVTTTADPTTSESSTAAPTLPPREHLIVTAIKFLNNPNVIRSAINKKQAFLRSKGLSEDEIQIACERAGVFTGEPSSMPTQTVISMGVESSAANYAKSGYQMQPRQNFLTRIKDMLSSAALLSGLMYGVYMFYKKFIEPLVFRSKKKKSITEQLTDLNQTMTAKIDTLSAELGKIKEELNQVNQSNTTVKELTNFKGDLDSIKGLLLNRKQFAAPNLPVVPPSIPAWQLRSQQHQPTSSEGEHDKHDDNDTGSGSGSSENDVVLKNSDSSLEIM